aaaacatggctaccaaTGACAATGAGGTGCATAGTGAAAGGGGAGCTCCATCACAATTTAAGGGAGTTCTACATTTACAGTCTTATGATGCTCTGCTTGCTCAAAACAAGATTATAACTCAACAAGTGGAGATTTTGACAAAGAAGCTTTCTCAGCCACCAAAGGAGTGCCAGAATGTCTTataagttcaacaacaactttgtgaacaatgtggtggtgatcatatcaatggtcaatgtgttaTGCTTGAGAATATCAATGAAGAAGTTAGTTACATGGGCAACCATTTTCGTCCCAagaattataatcaagggtggaaatctcATCCTAGCATGGGCCAAAGTTAGTTTGGGCAAACTGGTGGACAATTTAATAgaccaccaccacaacaacaacaacagtggAAACAACAACCCCCTCTAGCTGACAGAACTACAAAGCTTGAGGTCATTCTCCAACAATTCATGCAGGCAATCCTTTCCACCCAGAAGAGCACTAAAGATCCTATCAGGAATCTGGATATGTAGGTTGGCCAAATAgccaagaagttggaagagatACCTATCAacagttttggggctaatactgaagttaaccccaaGGAAGAATGCAAGGTTATTGTGAGTGTAGAAAATgagagggaaaaagaaaaagaaaaagagaaagagaaaaaagagagagttgagttaaaagagagggaagaaaaagaagagagaaaagaaaaaaaaaaagagttagagaaaagagaaaatatttgagaaaaatcTTCATCACCCTAAAGAATGttcaggaaaagaaaaagagatacaaTTAGGGtgttttgaagaaattttcaaaaaattaaggATTAAAATTCCTACGACTAAGGCATTGCAGTAGATTCCTGAATATGTTAAGTTTTTGAAGAAGCtcctcaaaagaaagaaatatttagaggaggaaacaattgaggtaCAGGGAGAGTGCAGTGTGATCTTGCTGAAGGCACCTTCTCCTAAAGTTAAAGACCCAGGAAGTTTCATCATTCCTTGCACTATTAAGAGCcataaaatagggaaagccctaattgatttagggtccagtatcaatttgatgcccttatctatttttgaaaagattggtggtcttgaagtccaTCTTGCAAAGATGACTCTGTTTATGGCTAATGGATCCAACAAAAAGCCCTTTGGTGTGGTGGAGGATGTGATAGTACAAACTCACAATCTCAGATTCTTGGTGGACATTGTAGgtatggagatggatgaagatttggagatccctataattcttggaaggccatttatgaaaacggccaaggtgatcattaatgttgatgatggaactaGTGCACTTAAAGAccaagaaaaggagatgattttcaatgtcttcaatgCTGAGCAAAAAATCCAAGTAAAGAAGACTAGTCTCAAAGCTGCATGTGGAGATGCACCAGAGACCAGTACTAAAGTTGCCAAGCCAGGCAAGAAaggtaaaaagtgttttttgtcacaggtaaaggaagaagaaaaagacaacaaagaaaaaagtgatCATCAAGACTCACTAAAGAATTATGAAGAACTTAGACCAGGCATTCCAGTGAGATTCATCAAAAAACTGTGGATTGTGAAAGAACTCAGGACTGGTGGACTAATACAGATTGAATCTATAATTTCCAGGAGAATTAAAAAGGTGAACAAGAAGTTACTGAAGAACTGTTGGTGTGTAAAAGGAAAAGACAACACCAAGATCAAAGATGTGAAACTTGTTTCTGATTTATCTTTACCACTTCACAAACAAGCAAATGTTGAACCCATGGTAATATTATGTACCTTTGTTAACACTTACATGGAGATGCTTTTTTGTATACTCTAACTCGTTTGCCTTTTTTATTTCGTCATGATATGTTGTaagttatttgttttctttttttacgaCTTTTAGTGACGATTCAAGAACAATCACCATCATTTAAAGTTTAACAATGATTAGTTTGATTGTTGTCATTTTTGTCAAACTTTTAAGAAAGGAGACATCTATGACGGTTTGAAAATAGTTGTTCAAGAGTTGTTTTAGTCGTCGTAAAAAGCCCATACTATAATATGTCCCCCCTCCTCTTCTTtcccttcttcctcctccttcccttcttcctctttatcCTCCTCCTtcccttcttcctcctcctcctccattGCCATCGTCGCCAATGTCTTTGCCACGGTTGGCATCACCTTTGTTGTTGCTAAAGTTGACTATATGATTGCCACCATTGCCTGTGACTcctttttattgataaaaacatcTGTCAATGAAAAAACTctaattacaaacaaaattatgaacaaatttATTACTGTCATAGTTAtcaattgataattaaaattttaaaattcatcgATAAAATTTATTGGTAAATTCGGATTTACAaatgaaatttttcatttacattttcTTGTAATGATAAAAGTTGCGGAAGTACAAATTAATTCATTCTTTATTAATGAGAgactaatttaaaatcaataatagTAAGAAGTTAAAACTTTGATAGCtagaaatcaatttaaatcttaattcacaaataagttatatttttttaatattagaaaCTGTTTTATAAagtactatttttaatttataaaatatataatttaattaataaataaaatgagtatttatttttttatttctagatTACTTGCtattcaaaatatttcatacagtgaaatatttattcataaaacaattgaaaacaattttacgtttttaaccttatttaaaatttaacactGAAATTATATTGTCATGTATGTTTCTTTCGCTAAAGAAGAATATCTTAAATCAGTACAGactattttatattctaaaactTGTAATTTCACGACtctacttttaattatataagaaataattttgtGTGATGTAATAtggatataaaatttaaaaattgaaaagaaaaagagagtatGTTGGAACCTACCatactttatttatagtttaaatctaagcaatttaacataaaataaaaattacatgacTAAAGTTACTGATTTGGTaacttaaaaaactaaaaacagtaAAACCTAATTTCATACACTTTGGAAACACGCATTAACATGAAAATGGTCGAAAACCAAACCCAATGTGTTCTACATGAAAACTTGAATCAAGCcaatctttgttttctttccaCAATCCGAGTAAAATTAATAGGGAAGTCCTTTAGGTCATCATGATGCCCAATGCCATTGGCGTTATTGCCTTTGCAAAATTCCACGTTCCATCGTAAAAGAAGTTGATGTCTTTAACGATCATAAGCAGTGCCACTATGAATGCATAGTCCACGTTGCGATAGACAAAGACATTGAAGCCACCATTATTCTGCATCTGCATTAGTGACAGAAACACTGTATAATTAACCTCATACAACACTGTTTCTATGTTGTTTGAAGACGTAACAGAGTACATACCGAGGCAACAACTGTGGGAGATTCACCTGCATATACATGGCATGATCTTTTGCCACTCACAACATCTACCCTAAAGTCACactcactttcttttttgttgTATGCAAGGAAGACCTCTAATCTCATCACTCCACTCTGGAGAAGTTCTGCCTTTTTCACTGAAAACAGCAATCTGGAGGAATCATTGCTTTCACCCATGTAAACTTGGCATCGCCGATGCATTGTCATGATCTACATAAGAACATTTGTTCATAATTCAGTAACTGAGATGGATTTGCTGGCGTATTGAATTTGTTAGAATATCATGCGTGAATAGACTATAAGAGGGAATTGATGCATGAATACGGTATGACCGATTATCCAATCATGCCTAAAATATATGGTATAAGATCTAAGCGAAATATATGGTATAAGATTGAACTAATATTTTGCGTGATAAATCAAATAAGTAGGGTTTGTAACTTATataaatggaatatatgaaatttatatattcCATGTGCGACTCAGTCATCTAATAGGTTTAACTAGTGGACCAACATGCACCGAGGTTTCTTTTTCCTAATTTATTGTCATTTTCTCGCATAACACATTAAGTAGGGTTTGTAACTTATATGAATGGAATATATGATACTATAAAGTATTTACAACATAAAAGGTTCATGAACATTTGGGTGTGGTTAAGCGAATATTCCCAAAAGCGTTTTTTTTTCCTACTTGGTAGATGTTTCTACATATACGTAAAAAATTCATGTTGAGTAAAGGATGAGAAACGTAGTAGGAAGTGTGATTTATGGTTAGATGCATAATAGATCAGGGACTAGTAGGAATAAATATAAGAGTATGGATGGATGAAGCTTGTTCTGACAAAAAGATACTTAAGAGCGatcaattaaaaacattaaaaagtgTTCTATCCTTCTCCTATATCTCAGATTCCTTTTTATCTTCATCTCTTCTAAGCCCTTGAGTTTCTCCATTTCTTTATTGTCTCCAAATGCCCTATTCATTCTCATTTTCTGTCTTTAATGTTTTCACTTGAACCCTGATTTATAACTAGCGAAGATGAGTAAAATCAAAAGGGGTAATTTAATACTAACAAGAGTTACTTCAAGAATTGTTAAACTATGAAGCCCATTGTTGAGCAAAGCCAAAGataatcataaataaacaaaaaaaagaaatatccTTAACAATAATATAGGTGAGAGTAGCCAAACCTTCCAATATAGAGTGAGGATGGAGTTTCCGCCAGCATCACACAAGACACAACGGTCGTGAAGGGTTACACGGGGAGATTTGATATAAAAACGACGGACACCATTTCCGTCGTAAGTGGCACCTTTATCTGTGTTAATTTGGAGATTTATAGTATAAGGAGCACAGTAGGAAAGGTCGATAACTGGGAATGGATATTCCATTGGAGAGAGAGGGAGACGAAGAGTTCTAGGTTATGATTATGTTTTTGCAGTAGCAGGTAAAGAACATTGCAATAACGTATGGTATCCATGGATACACGCGTTAACTTAAACATACGATATGACTTAATCAAACTTGAGGGCTGAAATACTGAATTACTGAATTACTGCTGTAAGTAGAAGAAGACTCTGGTTGACTTCACAGTTAAAACTCTGAGATTCCAGAAATTCGATACCATGTGCGAATCAGTCATGTAATTAATAGGTTTAAATAGTGGACCAACATGCACCGAggtttctttttccttatttattgtCATTTTCTCGCATACCACATATTAGTTTTGATTGGTTGTCTCTCACTATCTTTTGTCTATTTTACAGTATAAAAGGTATGGCGTTGTTCagtttatttgttaataaatacaACTTTGTTAATAAGTAAATTACATCTATAagtaaatttgttaataaatacaACTTATCAAgagatattttattgataaatcaaaaaaaatttgttgataatattatttattgacaaatactatattataaaataatccaTTAATAATATacgtttttattataatatcacgttttgtgttttttttatcaaagatgTTAAAATATGACAGTGATGCATAATTGTAATTTGTaaacaactaaaatttaaaattttataatttgtaaactAACACATcgtaatttaaaatacataaaatcaaTGTTATTGACGAATAAATGGTTCATTATATAATATGTGATGGAAAGAAAAATCAGgtgtacattttttaaattagttttaaatgaaaatttattcatatattttttttcctcacaggtttgaaatattataaatttttcaataagttttttcatttgtaaatccaatttgatatattacaatttttttaatgcacttttacttttttataccttttttcctattatatatatatatatatagacagatatttaattttaaattttaaataaatgtttctaatttttttcattacataaaataacttattaaaacttattcattatataaatataatttatactaattcatcataaaataattttttaatatattagtaattatatatatataatataattaacatttatttattttcaatggtATAAATTATCTCTATTACaaacttttctctctctttttttactCAAATTCATTCCCTTTTTTCCAATCAAATGATTTTACTATttactctctttctttttctttcacttttcacCACCAATCCTATCCAGACAAATTATAAAGTCTTATCTATAACCTCCCCATTAGTATCGTGGAGAGACTGAAAGTAGCAATAGTTAGAACAAAAGTAGATGATAAACTCAATAACCTCTTAACGTCAAGTCTTCTCCccgttcttttttttttccacataCTAAGTTCCAAAACTTCATTGTAGTCCCTACGagtaaacattttaaaataatttatagtacgagattaaattgtttaaattatttgaagttaccttaattatactttaatatgtatgtatatttcTTGATGTGCTTGTTTCCTTTTGtgtaatagtttttatttaatttaatttcatactGTTAGATTCATAGAGTAATTATTACTGATTTGGTAAAATGAACATATTAAATCTAACTTTAATTTCGATGgaatttcaatttaaatcatttattGTGTTCTCACCATATGCCCAGTGACGAATATTTAAGTGATGTTAAAATCTTATATAGATGTATAAATGTTTTTTgagtaataaattaatatataaaatatattaaaaatagactgaaattaaaaatattttaagttatatattaatttatataaatataaaaaagtttgagGACCTCTTCTAACCGGTAAACTCCGCCACTGCACATGCATATTTAAGTTTGACCAGTTTATTAAATAGTGCCAAAAGTGTGTATATCTGACGTGTGTTTATTAAACTTGTATTAGTATTGGAAAACTTAGATGGTTGCTCTACAAATTGGCAtataaaagacataaaaaaaagacAGTGTGGTTGCATCAAACACCTTCCTCTCTCCAATGGCATATCAAGTCTCAGTTATCAACTCTTTCTACTGTTCTGCTGACTCTATCACTCTACAGATTAATACTGAGAAAGGAGTTACCTACAATGAAAATGGTGATCGTCTCTTTTATATGGAGATACTTTTTTCACACTTCACAACTTTCGTATcttatcactagtaaaaaaaagcgTACTTTAACTTACACATGACGCTTCAGTTTTAGAAAATCCGAAGTCTATAGACCGAACGACATCGATTATTAACGAACCGATACctaaagaccgaacggtatcgGTTTTTTGAGTGACTGAAGCATTAGTTTACCGAACAGTTTTGATGGACGCCTAACCGAGACATTTCGTCCTGTCTAAGAGACCGAACGGCCTCGACTTTTTGTAGAACCGAAGCAATaattgaccgaacggtttcgGTTGAGTGCCTAACCGAAGCATTTAGTCCTGTACAGACCGAACAACATCGCttggtaaaataataataatacatatagaaaaaaattcataaactgTGGGTAATGATGATCCTGTTTCGATTTATATATGTATTGCTGTAAAATGTTgacaaaaaataacaaagatGTTGAGGCATGTAAATTCACTGTCCTTAAGCACTTATCTGTGGTCTGAAGATACAATACACTAGTGCAATGAACGGAAATGGCATCGGTTAGTTTCGCTTATACGCATCGGTTTTACAACCGAAGCATGTagaggcgaggtaaaaaggataagtttaatgcctcggttctgaaccgggTCAAAAAGGGATTGGTTTTCAGCTCGGTTATCTTTTGAACCGAGTCAATATCttagaaaattcaataaaaaaaaatttcagaaaagTGTTGAACCATTTTCTGGGTCTTTTCCTCAATCCTTTAATACAGCAGCCATGTCTCAATGTAGAATTCGAACTCAAGCATTTTCAGTTATAAttccaaaacacaaaccaacTCCAAAAATCAGAATAAGGATATATCACAGAGCAAATAAAACCAAATATCAGAAAATCAGAGTAAGGATACATCACAGAACAGATAAAACCAGCATAACaaatggaaaagaatgaaagaaaatccTCATTGACGCTGCCATCCTCGGCCCCCATTTCCCAGCATAATAGTTCAAGATAGCTCCTTCCTTCTCCCCCATTTCCCAGTACAAAGAAGTCACCTTTTCAATTGGTAGAACCCAGCCGTCATCCTCATTGACGCTGCCATCCTCGGCCTTCGAAGCGGAGCCGGACGGTCCCACAACAGCTTCATCCACGGTGGTTGAGGGCTCGGAAGGGGGCTGGACCGGGTGCTAGGCCAGCGGCTCCACCACTGGCACGGGCCGCACCAGGCAGTCCACGAACAACACTAGATCTGAGATCGCGTCCGCTGGTAGAGTGAGATCGCGTCCGGTTGGGTGGCGATTGGTGGTGGGGTTGGGGTTGCGGGGTGGGAGGCATGACGAGTTGGGGTTGCGGGGTGGGAGGCGTGACGGGTTGGGGTTGCGGGGTAGGATGCAACCATGGCTTTCAGAGGCGTTGAAGGAGATGTAGCGACGGCGGAGCAACAGAGTGGTGGCGATGGAGAGGCGGAGCAACGGAGTGGTGGCTTTGAGATTTGAGGGAGAGAGAacagagaagaagaggaactgTGAGAAGGAGATTTgagtgagagagaagaagaggaagagtgagAAGGGTACCGTGAAAGCAAAGCAACGGAGCGGCGGAGCGGCGGAGTGGTGGCTTTGAGAATTGAGCGtgagcgagagagaagaagaggaagagtgaaGGAGATCTGAGCGtgagcgagagagaagaagaggaagaatgaGTAGGGTAATATGTATGAGTATACTACCTCGGGTTAATATTTACCTTAGGTAACAGAGGCATACTGACTCGGTTTCAAGATACCCGGTGCCTAAAGTTtcgaaaaataattaaaatttaaaaacat
This sequence is a window from Vigna angularis cultivar LongXiaoDou No.4 chromosome 2, ASM1680809v1, whole genome shotgun sequence. Protein-coding genes within it:
- the LOC108328391 gene encoding protein LURP-one-related 15 isoform X1, producing the protein MEYPFPVIDLSYCAPYTINLQINTDKGATYDGNGVRRFYIKSPRVTLHDRCVLCDAGGNSILTLYWKIMTMHRRCQVYMGESNDSSRLLFSVKKAELLQSGVMRLEVFLAYNKKESECDFRVDVVSGKRSCHVYAGESPTVVASMQNNGGFNVFVYRNVDYAFIVALLMIVKDINFFYDGTWNFAKAITPMALGIMMT
- the LOC108328391 gene encoding protein LURP-one-related 15 isoform X2, producing the protein MEYPFPVIDLSYCAPYTINLQINTDKGATYDGNGVRRFYIKSPRVTLHDRCVLCDAGGNSILTLYWKIMTMHRRCQVYMGESNDSSRLLFSVKKAELLQSGVMRLEVFLAYNKKESECDFRVDVVSGKRSCHVYADAE